AACGACTCGCCGAGCGCGGACTGCGCTCCGGTGACGAGGTCGTGCAGCACGCCGTTGAGCTCGGCGTAGCGCGTGGGGTGGGGATTCAGCACGGCTGAAGTGTGCGCCTGCCCGGGTCGCGCCGCCACGGAATATCGGGCCCCGGGCTACCGTCGGAGACCCCACCTACTCGGAGGTCCCCCATGGGTCGTCTGCTCGTCTCCGGCGCCGCTGCTGTGCTCGGCCTGACCATGCTCACCGGCGCACCGACCGCCACGGCGAGGGCGGTGCCGCTCGACGGCACCTTCCCCTCCCGGATCGCGCTTCCGAACGGCTTCCAGCCCGAGGGGATCGCCATCGGACCGGGCCCGACGGCCTGGTTCGGCTCGCGCGCCGACGGCGACATCTACGAGGTGTCGCTGCGCACCGGCCGCGGCCGGGTGATCAGCGAGGGCCCCGGCACCCCCTCGGTCGGGCTGAAGTCCGACCGCCAGGGACGTCTGTACGTCGCCGGCGGCGCGTCCGGCACGGCCCGGGTCGTCGACACCGACACCGGCGAGCTGCTCGCCGACCTGACCCTCACGACCGGGACCAGCTTCGTCAACGACGTGGTGCTCACCCGCGACGCGGCGTGGTTCACCGACTCCTCGCAGCCGCAGCTCTACCGCCTCGCGCGCACCTCGCGCGGGCCGGCCGCCAGCGCGACCACCGTCCCGCTCACCGGCGACTGGGTGCAGGGCGCGGGCTTCGGCGCCAACGGCATCAGCACCACCCCCACCGGCCGCCACCTGCTCGTGGTCAACTCCACCAGCGGGCTGCTCTACCGCGTCGACCCGACCACGGGTGCCGCGACGGAGGTCGACCTGGGCGGGGCGTCGCTCACGATGGGCGACGGCATGCTCCGGCAGGGCCGCACGCTCTACGTCGTGCGCAACCGGTCGAACCAGGTCGCCGTCCTGCGGCTCTCGCGCGACGGGCTCAGCGGCCGGCTGGTGCGCACCATCACCGCCGCGGACCTCGACGAGGACACGAGCTTCGACGTGCCGACGACGGTCGCGCGGTTCGGTGCCGACCTCTACCTGCCCA
This genomic stretch from Nocardioides renjunii harbors:
- a CDS encoding SMP-30/gluconolactonase/LRE family protein yields the protein MGRLLVSGAAAVLGLTMLTGAPTATARAVPLDGTFPSRIALPNGFQPEGIAIGPGPTAWFGSRADGDIYEVSLRTGRGRVISEGPGTPSVGLKSDRQGRLYVAGGASGTARVVDTDTGELLADLTLTTGTSFVNDVVLTRDAAWFTDSSQPQLYRLARTSRGPAASATTVPLTGDWVQGAGFGANGISTTPTGRHLLVVNSTSGLLYRVDPTTGAATEVDLGGASLTMGDGMLRQGRTLYVVRNRSNQVAVLRLSRDGLSGRLVRTITAADLDEDTSFDVPTTVARFGADLYLPNARFTTPPTPTTEYWVTKVRARAGS